The genomic DNA TCACCACTAAGGCCAATGTTGACTATGAGAAGATCGTGCGTGACACCTGCCGCTCGGTTGGGTTCGTCTCCGATGATGTTGGGCTCGACACTGACAACTGCAAGGTCCTCGTGAACATTGACCAGCAGAGCCCTGACATTGCCCAGGGCGTGCACGGTCACCTCACCAAGCGACCTGAGGAGATTGGTGCCGGTGATCAGGGTCACATGTCCGATTTCTTTGCTGCTGCTGGAACAGCTATCAGCACTATCCTGGCTTGAGATCAATCCCCTAATATTTGCTTAATTTCATATACACGGATTGccattttttggttttttatttttttttctacgcCCACCGTATTAGCGTTAATCATGGTACCAATGTACTGTCAATGCAATGATATGATGAACGAGAATTTTGTGAGCAGCAACTGAATCGAGCAACTGAATCGAGTATTGCCGAAGCGAACCCCGTCTTTTATTATCTCAAAGCTGTGATAAACACGAGTATAAACCTTTGATCCACCTTTGGGCCGGTTCGAATGGGCCTCAGCCCACGGAAGATCAGCCCAAAAACAACACAACCCTCGCTCCTAGCCAAACCTCAACATAAGATGAAAGCTTGAtggctttatttatttatttatatatatatatataatttccgTATGTGTTTAAAATAGACAATAATAACAGTAAGAAGTAATATAGGAGAAAGATTTAATAGTAACAATTGAATTATACAAAAAATGGTattccaaaatatatatataatattattttgttatgaaaaaaagttattagcaaataaaattgcaatgataagaaaaattaatttgattcgTATGTTATTACTATTatcaatgaaatatttataaaaaaactcatattatagaaaaatttatattgtgCACAcaatatgaataaaaaaattataacaaaaatagttatcatttaaaattaaaaatatgtaaGTGCATATTGATGGTGAGAGACATGTCGGGATAAGGTGTAGcgagaaataaaataagagtAAAAAGAAGATAgtatagaaaataattttctcgTGCTTTTTTATTAGGACatgtaatatattaaatttcaaaaaaatatttatatttaaagaaaaaccTTTTAAGttattgagagaatttttaatttttaaaagattttaatttattcctaaataaaaatagggtaagttataaataaaaaagagaaacaaattttaacttttatctCAGTTTTGACGCGagtttttaattttgacaTAGAAAATCCAAACGTTTTGATTGTGTTGTCAAATATGACACACCGTAACAGTTTCGTGACATTTTCCGTCAAATTGCCGACGTGGAGGGTAACGGCGGACTCACGAGCTGTACATGTGGCCTACATATGATTCAGGTCTCCATTCCTTCAGCTAGGGTCAAACGGATTTGTGACACAAATCAAACCCGAAACCCAACATCAGCTCTTTCTTCCAAATATGCGAACAATTAATGAAGAACGAGTGAATGTTGAGACTGGATCTCAACATTCAATTAgcttctctcttctttttttttttttccctcttctatTGTGCACTTTGTTGCCTAGTAAGATTGAGTCATACGTGTTCCCTTGGATCTTCAATTTGTCGAAGACTGGTCGGTTCGGAGACTTTCTCTGTTCTTAATTGTTCCACGGAGGGAGCATCCATCTTTGTGCATGGTTACTTTCTGGAAGAAGGGGAAGCTGCAGCAGCATCCTGCATCCATCTTTGTGCATCGGCATCCATCTTTAATTTGAAACGATAATTCAAacaatatattttctaaataatatcATATTTATCTATCATAAGTTTACTTTTTAATTGTTGTTTTAGGCTtaattaataatgtatcaaCTGAAAGCTATATATCATGACCTAATTTTTACATGTTATAAGGGAGACCTCATGACCTAGTAAAAGAATAGCGAAAGTTAAATAAATTGGTACAAAagtctcattgatgagaatatAAAATTCAAGACCTCGTAATTTTTCGAGTTGAGACTTGTGCCACTACATCCCTTCCTCTTGTCAAGAATAATTTTACCTCAACAACATATACAGTATTCCTACcttaagaaattatttatttaataatatcacACATAACGCTGTGTCACATTTATGTCAAAGTTCATAGAAGATGACGAACTATCATATTAAATTAACTAGACAATTACCTACACTACGTGTAGAgttattttagaaataataCTTTATTAATTTACGGAGTTAATGGATGATTAATAAGTTCATTTACGattgatttattttgtacCTAAACTAAACTATCAtcaatataagaaaaaagtgTTCAATATTTCTAATAAGTGAAATTTCTTAATTCgaataacataaaaaataataataatataaatataaaataattaattgtatgaaaaaatatttagcAAACAACACACGTTCATTGAAAGAGAGATAGTGGTGAGAGTGCGAAGAGAAAACGAGAAATATGATAGTAAAAAATGAGTAGCATCTAATGATCATAATATAAATTCAAACATATCTAGTAAGAATAATATTAGGAATGGGAAGTCAGATACAGATGAATGAGAGAAAATTTGTTCAATGAGTTCTGTTTGTACCACGGATCATCGTCTggtagaaaataaattaaaatgatagAGTACGAACCTttatcattatcatcatcGCATGCACATGACAGATATTGCAGCTAGCAATTGATTTGATTGCACTGTTCACTTCACTCGCTCCTAGTCCAAGGGGTGAGCCATACTAGATGAACTTGTCTGTCATTACGTACtatttattcaaaaattttaaaataaatttttcattcacCAAACTCTTCTTATGTCAATGCTTTCGAAACTTTcaccaaataataataataataataataataatattattattatgatgatgatgataatgataatgataatattattgttgttgttattgttattatttttctcttcctcCGCAACTTGCAGAAACTGAGGGACCAAGGATTTCCTGAGAACAGCTTCTTCGAGATATTACAGGAGCCTTTAGGCCTGGTGTCCTCACGGCTTTAATGGGCGTAAGTGGAGCAGGAAGACGACTATGATGGACGTCCTCTCGGGGAGGAAAACTGGTGGCATTATTGAAGGGGCTATAAGGGTAGGGGGTACCCTAAAGTGCAAGCAGCTTATGCCAGAATTTTGCATTATTGTGAGCAGACCGACACTCATTCCCCACAAATTACAGTAGGAGAATGAGTGGTATACTCTGCTTGGTTACGATTGCCACCTCAAATCGACCAGCACACAAGAGACGTAAGATCTCCTGGAGTTGGACCTAGTCActcgattttatttgtttactGTTATGTGATCTAAAAATACTGTGCTCCTTAAGGACCAACAAATGAAATTGATCAAATGGATTTCAAATGAGCGGGCACAAAGACTCAAACGGACTCAATATCGTATAAAATTCTGTAGGgatattgtttgtttatatCTTATTAGCATAATGCTAACTCTTATACTTATTCAGGAATTTGTGGCTGAAGTCCTTCAAATAATGGAGCTCGACGACATGAAGGAAGCACTATTAGGCATCCCGACGGTAGGCGGTATATCAATCGAACAACGTAAACGGCTCACAATAGCAGTGAAGCTTGTCTCTAACCCATCGATAATATTCATGGACGAGCCCGCTTCAGGACTAGATGCTCGGGCCGCAACGATAGTGACGCGGGTTGTGTAGAATCACTacaagaaattttgtatgtaGTGACAAATTCTATTACTATGAAGGAAATTTTATAACAAGAAAAGTATATTTGTAATAAGAGTgttaaattacactaaataaatttttataatgcatatacttaatatatatgtagatacataattacacatatcttcaatattATATGAGCGCCGAAAACCAAGTATTTCtataataactaacatatatgtatatacatacttaatgtgcatgtatatacatacttatCTGTGTATTGTGataagaatgttaaattacactaaataaagtctcataatgcacatacttaatatgtatatagatacatatatatttatatgtatacacatatcttcaatattgtgtGAGCGCCATAAACCAAGTATTCCcataataattaacatatatgtatataca from Punica granatum isolate Tunisia-2019 chromosome 2, ASM765513v2, whole genome shotgun sequence includes the following:
- the LOC116193571 gene encoding S-adenosylmethionine synthase 2-like, producing the protein MNLNLYKPNVNLILFTLESVNKGHPDNLCDQISDAVIDACLEQDPNSKVACETCAKTNMVMGFGEITTKANVDYEKIVRDTCRSVGFVSDDVGLDTDNCKVLVNIDQQSPDIAQGVHGHLTKRPEEIGAGDQGHMSDFFAAAGTAISTILA